Within Camelina sativa cultivar DH55 unplaced genomic scaffold, Cs unpScaffold00619, whole genome shotgun sequence, the genomic segment TCTGCCTCCAACATTCTCTGGCAATCCTTCATCAATTTCACAGAACGCCCCTCCGTCAATACGAGTTTGACAACTTTACAACTTTGGTTTACTGCGTCTTCCACAACATACACCCTTCTTTTCCTTTCCCGATTATTAGTCATATTGTCGATAGCTGTTTGGCTTAACTTTTTATACTCACTTAGCACGACATCGGTACATAGGAGTTAAACGTGGTTCCAAGATAACTCCCTCCGCTGGTTTCGGCTCGTCCACCGGAAACGTCCACCGCGTGCCGCAACATCTTCTTATGTTTGCTGTATTTGTATTTGTGGTGTGCACCTCTTATTTCCGTTACTTAACTCTGAGAGTTCATGTAtttgagattttaattttacttaCTGTGCCATGTTGATAAGTGACTGAGATCTATTTGCATTGCTATAAATTTTCTGTTGATTGGATCAAATAACTGAATTGATGGTTGCATATGAAGCAACAACTCAAGTTCTGGAAAGACCAAAACAGAATGTAATAgtccacaaaaacaaatatatatatatatatatataaatacacatcCTCTACAATCGAGTTTCTTTAATGttcataaatcatataatttttttaaaaaacactaaCGTTGCctcataaattataaaaagttgaaaataaagaaacatatgtttgttcaaaaaaaaagaaaatgaagaaacatatatagaaacgtGGACTAACACTTCAAGTTTTCAATATGACCAGTGTTAAAACTAATCTGTTTTGCCGTGTGAGAGAGCTAGCTGTCAAGGGGGTTGTCAgtgtaataattttaatatcagTTTACAAGTATCAAAAGAGcattattaatttaatgatcttaggaaaaaaaaaacccagccGTTATTAGAGAGCGTCGCTGCAACGGTCACATTTGTTTTCCCCcaaatctatctatctatctatcttcttctccttcttcaactccttgacaaaaaccctaattcgtgTTGAAATTGATTCTCAGATCTAGATTTCGTTATTCGTATTGCTCATTTGATTTTACCTGTTTTTTTTCGATGGAGTCGTCGTTGACATTGAAGAATGGGAAACCATGGACTCCGGTGAAGGATCAGAGCAAGTTTCAGTCCAAGGTTGAAGATACTTCCAGATCTTTAGAGAATTCAAACCTTAAGAATTAAGATTTCGTGTCCGGCTAAATCGAAATATGCCAAGAAATCATCGGCGCAGAAGAATCAGAGCCCGAAGCCTCCCCAAGCGGTTTTCTCTCCCCGGAATCGGATTAGATAGAGGAAGTTTGTTGTGGTGTGAACGTCAAAGAAGAACTCGAGGAAAGCGAAGACTCTGATACATGAACTCTCAGACGTTCCCGGTGGACGAGCCGTATATTAACTTGCGTCTTTGACTCTGATAAGATATGACATTACTGATTtggatgaaacagaggaagaaagtGAGAATTCAGTAGTTTCTCCTGCCAATGGACAAACGCTTCCAAATTTGCAGAAGATTGTCGACTTTAGTGACAAAATTAAGGTACTCtactttctttctcctcttcttgatTACGACAGTTGTGAATTGCAATAGTAAGTGGAGATTGTTTTAAGTTGAAATATGATGTTGCTTCTGCTAGTGTTATATGTTCACCCATTTTTTATATCATGTCTTAGCTCTTGAAGGATGAACATGATTTGGTATCGAACCAAATGAAAGAGATCACGAATTGTGCCCTTTTAGAACCAGAAATGTCCCGGGCTCTCCAGCTTTTGATTCAGTACCTTAGTGTCTTAATATACCTTGTTGTCTTAATGCAAAGCTTGTTTGCTTTGGTTGTAACCTGATAAGCTTTAACGTGTTTACTATGGCAGCTGATA encodes:
- the LOC104773690 gene encoding kinesin-like protein 1 — translated: MDSGEGSEQVSVQEEESENSVVSPANGQTLPNLQKIVDFSDKIKLLKDEHDLVSNQMKEITNCALLEPEMSRALQLLIQYLTDKHGTLENQYLEESSERKRLYNEVIKFKGNIRVFCRCRPLNQAEIASGCASVAEFDPSQENKLKILSSDSLQEAF